DNA sequence from the Phragmitibacter flavus genome:
GTGATACCGAGTGTTTTTGGAACGGCGATTTCCTGGGTGGCCCAGTCGCAGTCGAATTTTTTGGTCTGCGCTTCGGCGAGGGGGATGAGTTTCGCGGCTTCGTTTTTGTTGGCGAAGTCGGAGCGAAGTTTCTCGTAGCGTTGGTTGTGGGAATCGACGAATCCGGCGCGTTGATCTTTACTGAGCAGCGCGGTCATCACCGGCACGGAACGTGAGGCGTCGACGACATGCACAACGGGCTCCTTGTATTTGGGCGCGATCTTGATGGCGGTGTGGGCAGCGCTGGTGGTGGCTCCACCAATCAGCAGTGGCAGACTGAATCCGGTGCGTTCCATCTCGGAGGCGACATGCACCATCTCGTCGAGTGACGGGGTGATGAGGCCGCTGAGGCCGATGATGTCGGCGTTTTCGTTTTTGGCGGCATCGAGGATTTTGTCGCAGGCGACCATCACCCCGAGGTCGATGACGCGGAATCCATTGCAGGCGAGGACGACGCCGACGATGTTTTTGCCGATGTCGTGCACATCACCTTTGACGGTGGCGAGGACGATGGTGGGTGCGCCTTTTTGCGCTGCTTCGGCCGGGAGGAGGTCTGAGACGGTCAGTCTTTTTTGCTGCTGTCCGTCTGGACTTCCGCTATCTGCTGTCGTTGCTGACCCGCTTCCTGGAGGGACTGCAATGTCAGATCTTGAACCAGGACGAACTTCTTCTGCCAGTATTCCGTCTTGGAGGAATCCGCTGCGAACTTCGTTTGTGTATCGAGGGTCTTCGGCATGGCGTTCAAATAGGTTACGTAAAAGAGTGTCGCCTTGGTTGGCCAGATCAGCAACTGAATTATGCAGGTGTGCTTCCAGCCAACCCGCATCCCGGATGACCGGGGTGGTGAAGATTGAGTTGTCCACCACCAAGAGACGAAAACGGATGAGGTGCTGATACTCCTTCACCAAAGTGAGCGTGCTGCGTGCGGATTGAAAGTGTCCTTTGGAGGAGCGCGACAGCGGGACGATGCGACCACCTGTCTCTTCCATGGCGCGGTGAACCATGTTCTCCACAGCTTGTGGCCACGGGCAATACACGAACCGGATTTCCACCCCATGGCCGTGGGTGAAAGCGGCTTCCACGTGGGCCTCGCTGCGAGCCAGGTTTTGCAGGGTGCCGTCCATGATCAGGCCGATTTCCTGATGATTGGCGAGTTTTTTCGTGGCAGTGGTTTTGCCGCTGCCCTGACCGCCGGCGTTGAAGACGATGAGGCTGTCGGCGGGGAGTTCGCGGAGCCTTTTGTGGTAGAGCCAGTCGATGAAGGCACCGGCGGGTTCGAGGGTGGCAATGCTCCATTTTTGGCGGGACTCGCGGGTGGCGGCGTATTCGGGGCTGAGTTCCTGGACGTTGTTGCGGTCGAGGACGTTGCCGAATTGGGCTTCGTAAGCTTTGGCGGTGAGTTCGAGATCGGCGGAGAGGTCGGCCGCGAACTGGATTTCGAGACGCCGTTCTTCGACATTGAGGCTAGGCTGGGGGGTATAAACAAATCCTTCGGTGAGGGTGATGGTGCCGCCGCTGGCGAGGGCTTCCACGGTTTTTTCTGCCGCCTCAACGAGCAGTTCGCGGGCGCGAGCTTTGGCGGCTTTTTCGGCCTCCATGAAGGGTTGCAAATAGGCGACAGATTTTTTCATCACGCGGGCGCTTTTGACGACCTGCGGGAGGAACATTTTCCCGGCACCGAAGAGGTCGCCGACGACACTCATGCCGTCCATGAGGGGTCCTTCGATGACCTTGAGCGGGATGGCGAGCTGGTCGAGGGCTTCCTGGGTGTCTTCGTCGATGAAGTCGGTGATGCCACGCAACAGGGCGTGTTCGAGGCGTTTGGCGACGGGGGCTTCGCGCCAGCTGAGGTCGGCCTCCTGTTTTTTGGCGCCGGTCTGGCCTTTGAATTGTTCGGCGTAGTCGACGAGGATTTCGGTGGCGTCGGGACGGCGGTTGAGGAGCACGTCTTCGACTTTTTCGAGGAGTTCCTTGGGGACTTCCTCGTAGAGTTCGAGCATGCCAGCGTTGACGATGCCCATGTCCATTCCGGCCTTGATGGCGTGATAGAGGAAGGCGGCGTGCATGGCTTCGCGCACCTTGTTGTTGCCACGGAAGCTGAAGGAAATATTGCTCACACCACCGCTGACTTTGGCGCCGGGAAGGTTTTCTTTGATCCAACGCGTGGCGTTGAAGAAGTCCATCGCGTAGTTGTTGTGCTCCTCCATGCCGGTGGCGACGGTGAGGATGTTGGGATCGAAGATGATGTCTTCGGGGTTGAAGCCGACTTCATCGACGAGGATGCGGTAGGCGCGTTCGCAGATGCGGATTTTGTCTTCGTAGGTGGCGGCCTGGCCTTGTTCGTCGAAGGCCATGACGACGGTGGCGGCCCCGTATTGTTTGACGGTGCGGGCGCGATCCTTGAAGGCTTCTTCGCCTTCCTTGAGGGAGATGGAGTTGACGATGCCTTTCCCTTGCAAGCATTTCAGGCCGGCTTCGATGACCTCCCATTTGGAGGAGTCGACCATGAAGGGAACTTTGGCGATCTCGGGTTCGGAGCCGATGATTTGCAGATAGCGCGTCATCATTTCGACGCCGTCGATGAGGCCTTCGTCCATGCAGATGTCGATGACGTTGGCGCCGTTTTCGACTTGTTGACGGGCGACGGAGACAGCTTCGTCGAGTTTGCCTTCCTTGATGAGTTTGGCGAATTTGGGGGAACCGGCGACGTTGGTGCGTTCGCCAATCATGAGATAGTTGGCGTTCTTTTCGAGGGTGAAGGCGTCGGAACCGCTCAAGCGCAGACGGGGTTCGATTTTGGGAATCGGGCGCGGTTCGATGCGTTCGACGGCTTTGGCGATGGCGGCGATGTGATCGGGGGTGTTGCCGCAGCAGCCACCGGCGATGTTCATGAGGTGGTTGGTGCCGAAGTCGGTCATGAACTCGCCCATGTGGTGGGGATCGAGATCGAAGCCGGTGGGCGACAGCGGGTTGGGCATGCCGGCGTTGGGATAGGCGGAGACGAAGGTGTCGGCTTTGGAGGCGAGTTCGGCAAGGAAGGGGCGCAGTTTGTCGGGTCCAAGCGAGCAGTTCAGGCCGACGGAGAGCGGGTTGACGTTGCGCACGGCGTTGAAGAAGGCTTCAACTTTTTGCGCGGAGATCATGGTTTCGCCACCGAGTCCGACGGCGGCGGAAATGCTGATGGGCAGTTCGATTTTGTCTTCGGCGAAGACCTGCTGGACGGCGACCAGGGCGGCTTTGGCGTTGAGGGCGTCGAAGATGGTTTCGACAAGAATGATGTCGGAACCGCCGGCAATGAGGGCGCGGGTTTGACGTTTGTAGTCCTCGACGACTTGATCAAAGGTGACGACGCGGAAACCGGCATCGTCGGCATCGGGCGAGACGGAGAGGGAGACAGTGAGGGGGCCGATGGCTCCGGCGACGTAACGTTTGCGACCGGTGTCGGTGCCGATGTTGTCGGCCCAGATGCGGCAGAGGCGGGCGGATTCGTAGTTGATATCCCAGGCGAGATCACGCAAAAATTGGTCGTCCATGACGCCCTGATAGAAGGCGGGGTCTTTGCGGCCCTTGCCGGTTTCGCGGGGATCTTCGACGAAAAATTCGCTCTGGGCGATGCTGCTGCCGGAGAAGGTGTTGGTTTCGATGATGTCGGCACCGGCGACGATAAATCGGCGGTGGATGTCGCCAATCACATCCGGGCGGGTGAGCGAGAGGATGTCGCCGTTGTTTTTGAGATCCTTGGGGGCGTCAGCAAAACGTTCGCCGCGGGTGTCGGCTTCGGTGAGGCCGTAACCGCGAATGGTGGTCCCCATGGCGCCGTCGATGACGAGGATGCGTTTGGAGAGGGCGTCTTCGAGTTCTTTGCGTTGGTTCGGCTGGGCAGGCATGGAGATCGTCAATTTAGCAAACGCTTTACGGGATTCAAGCGTTGCATGAACACATCATGATGTGTCGATGGGTAAGATAGACAAGCGGAATCGCTGTCAACGATGGTCCGGCGGGTAAAAGAGATTCGAATTGCCTGATAGGGACGAATTCGGATAGAATCGACCATTATTTGCTTTTGGTCTGTTTATGGAGTCCTTGATATCAAGAAACAAATTCGCTGGGATGGCGCGTGGGGCGTGCGCGGCGGCATTGATGCTTGGTGGGGCGACGTCGACTTTGTTGGGATCGACCGTTTTGGTGGACTTTAGTGATGCGTTGGGTTCTGGGGGGCCGGGGGGAACGTGGAATACCGTGGCGACGCCTGCGGCGATAACGGCTGGGGTTGGGTTGCTGGATGTTGGGGGGGTTGCTACAGGCATTTCGGTGAGTCGGACGGCGGGGAATTTGATTGAAAGCAGCAATACGGGGCCGCTGGTTTTTGTGCACGATTCGGGTGTTTATGCGGGTCTTCCTGCCTGGGCGGCGTCGACATCGAACAATCTGGCGGCGGGCGATATTTTTTATACGGACAATGGAACGGTTCAGGGGACGGCGACGTTGACGTTTACGGGTTTGACGGTTGGGAATGTGTTGAGCATGGATATTTTGTCGTCGAGGAATGCGGCTTCGGCGAGTGGTGGGTTTTTTGAATATTCTTTGGATGGGGGAACGACATGGGCGGGATTTTCGGTGCTGGACGCGAATGGGGTGCTGGAGACGGACAATGGCTGGGGACTTGGGGTGACCACCGTTCAGGGAGGAAAGTCATTCAATTCATTTACAGATGGATTTAGTGAACACCGTTATCTGAATGTTGCGGGTGTGGTGTTGACGGGAACGACGCTGCAATTGCGGTTGTGGGACGCAAACTTAACGAGTGGGCATTTTACGGCGTTGAATGCGCTTCGGCTGGAAGTGGGTGCTGTGCCGGAACCGGGTATCGGCTTTTTGCTGCTAGGGGCGCTTGGGGGAATGTTGTTGAAGCGGCGGCGCTGCTAGTCAGACCTTGCGCTGGTTGACGAGCAGGGTGACGACCACACCGAGGGCAACGCCGACCATGAGGATGAGGGTGAAGTTGGTCGGGGTGTCGGCAAGTCCACTTCTGATTTCCATACCGAAAATGCTGGCGATGGCGGTGATGGGAAGAAACAGGGCGGCGATGATGTTGAGTCGGTGGGCGGTGCCGGCCATCTTGTGGGCGGCTTCGGATTGCGCTTCGGACTGGCGGGCCACGGTGAAGTTGAGGCCGAATTGCGCGTCCTGGAGGAGAAGATCAGCGGAGCGTTCGATGGCGGCGGCCTGGTCACGCAGGGTGATGAGATCGCGGTCGGTTTTGACCAGTTCCCTCGCTTGCTGAAGGGCGCGATGGAGACCACGTGAGGCGCGCAGGATGGGGGCGAGTTCTTCTAAGAGCGAATGGAAATCTTGGGCACGGCTGGCTTTGCCTTCGAGTGATTCGAGTTCAAGGACCTTCTTTTCGTAAGTTTCGAGCAATTCCAGCAGGGAGGTCAGTCCTCCGCGACCTTCGGTGCAGCGCCATTCCCCTGTGGGGCTGCGCCAAAAAAAGGCGGGCGTGCGTTCGTGTTGGTCGGGGAGCGGGGGTTTGTGGAGGATCAGAAGCAGGTGGCTTTCTTCAAAAATGGCGCGTTGGGGACCGGCGTCGCGGCCGAGACGGGCGCGGATGGCTTCGGGCAGGGCCCACATTTTGGGGACAGGGCTGCTCTCGGGTTTGGTGGGTCCGGTCATGGGACGAGGGTGAAGGGTCAGTGGTTTGCGGTCAAGGAAAACTCGTCCTCGTCCTCGTTCTCCTAATCGTCCTCGATTTTCACGGATGATGGGCTCCATGGGGATCGAGTTTACCGTGGATTGGCAACCTTGAGGGCTGCGTTACGTTTGGTGGGGAGTAAGAGGAGAAGGGCTGCAGCTACCCGCTGTGGTTGATTGATAACTTTGTGGGTTGGTGTTGGCGCTGTTTTCGAGGACGAGTAGGAGAACGAGGACGAGGACGATTGAAGGCCTTCAGCCTCAGGTCTTGCGTTTGTGGACTCTGCACGGTATGCTGATACGTAACCCTTATTGCCATGGCTGAATCACCCAAAATCACTGCTTACCTGAAAACCTTCTGCGGCTGGAGCGAAGGCGTTCGTGCGATTTTTCGCAAATACGACCTCCCCTATGAAGAAAAGGACATCATCAAAAATCCGGCGTTTCGCTGGGAGATGGAACAGCGCAGCGGCCAGCCCTTGAGTCCTTGTGTGGAAATCAATGGCACGATGTTGGCCGACATCAGTGGTGAGGAAGTGGAGCGCTGGATGATTGAAAACCGCGTTCTCGAAGGCAGCGACAAGGAGGCGGATGCCCCCATCAATTCCTCCTGCACCGACGAACAGCATGAAGCGATGGCGCGTC
Encoded proteins:
- a CDS encoding glutaredoxin family protein is translated as MAESPKITAYLKTFCGWSEGVRAIFRKYDLPYEEKDIIKNPAFRWEMEQRSGQPLSPCVEINGTMLADISGEEVERWMIENRVLEGSDKEADAPINSSCTDEQHEAMARQVMPVGNIKFIA
- a CDS encoding PEP-CTERM sorting domain-containing protein (PEP-CTERM proteins occur, often in large numbers, in the proteomes of bacteria that also encode an exosortase, a predicted intramembrane cysteine proteinase. The presence of a PEP-CTERM domain at a protein's C-terminus predicts cleavage within the sorting domain, followed by covalent anchoring to some some component of the (usually Gram-negative) cell surface. Many PEP-CTERM proteins exhibit an unusual sequence composition that includes large numbers of potential glycosylation sites. Expression of one such protein has been shown restore the ability of a bacterium to form floc, a type of biofilm.), producing MARGACAAALMLGGATSTLLGSTVLVDFSDALGSGGPGGTWNTVATPAAITAGVGLLDVGGVATGISVSRTAGNLIESSNTGPLVFVHDSGVYAGLPAWAASTSNNLAAGDIFYTDNGTVQGTATLTFTGLTVGNVLSMDILSSRNAASASGGFFEYSLDGGTTWAGFSVLDANGVLETDNGWGLGVTTVQGGKSFNSFTDGFSEHRYLNVAGVVLTGTTLQLRLWDANLTSGHFTALNALRLEVGAVPEPGIGFLLLGALGGMLLKRRRC
- a CDS encoding CorA family divalent cation transporter; protein product: MTGPTKPESSPVPKMWALPEAIRARLGRDAGPQRAIFEESHLLLILHKPPLPDQHERTPAFFWRSPTGEWRCTEGRGGLTSLLELLETYEKKVLELESLEGKASRAQDFHSLLEELAPILRASRGLHRALQQARELVKTDRDLITLRDQAAAIERSADLLLQDAQFGLNFTVARQSEAQSEAAHKMAGTAHRLNIIAALFLPITAIASIFGMEIRSGLADTPTNFTLILMVGVALGVVVTLLVNQRKV
- a CDS encoding vitamin B12 dependent-methionine synthase activation domain-containing protein; its protein translation is MPAQPNQRKELEDALSKRILVIDGAMGTTIRGYGLTEADTRGERFADAPKDLKNNGDILSLTRPDVIGDIHRRFIVAGADIIETNTFSGSSIAQSEFFVEDPRETGKGRKDPAFYQGVMDDQFLRDLAWDINYESARLCRIWADNIGTDTGRKRYVAGAIGPLTVSLSVSPDADDAGFRVVTFDQVVEDYKRQTRALIAGGSDIILVETIFDALNAKAALVAVQQVFAEDKIELPISISAAVGLGGETMISAQKVEAFFNAVRNVNPLSVGLNCSLGPDKLRPFLAELASKADTFVSAYPNAGMPNPLSPTGFDLDPHHMGEFMTDFGTNHLMNIAGGCCGNTPDHIAAIAKAVERIEPRPIPKIEPRLRLSGSDAFTLEKNANYLMIGERTNVAGSPKFAKLIKEGKLDEAVSVARQQVENGANVIDICMDEGLIDGVEMMTRYLQIIGSEPEIAKVPFMVDSSKWEVIEAGLKCLQGKGIVNSISLKEGEEAFKDRARTVKQYGAATVVMAFDEQGQAATYEDKIRICERAYRILVDEVGFNPEDIIFDPNILTVATGMEEHNNYAMDFFNATRWIKENLPGAKVSGGVSNISFSFRGNNKVREAMHAAFLYHAIKAGMDMGIVNAGMLELYEEVPKELLEKVEDVLLNRRPDATEILVDYAEQFKGQTGAKKQEADLSWREAPVAKRLEHALLRGITDFIDEDTQEALDQLAIPLKVIEGPLMDGMSVVGDLFGAGKMFLPQVVKSARVMKKSVAYLQPFMEAEKAAKARARELLVEAAEKTVEALASGGTITLTEGFVYTPQPSLNVEERRLEIQFAADLSADLELTAKAYEAQFGNVLDRNNVQELSPEYAATRESRQKWSIATLEPAGAFIDWLYHKRLRELPADSLIVFNAGGQGSGKTTATKKLANHQEIGLIMDGTLQNLARSEAHVEAAFTHGHGVEIRFVYCPWPQAVENMVHRAMEETGGRIVPLSRSSKGHFQSARSTLTLVKEYQHLIRFRLLVVDNSIFTTPVIRDAGWLEAHLHNSVADLANQGDTLLRNLFERHAEDPRYTNEVRSGFLQDGILAEEVRPGSRSDIAVPPGSGSATTADSGSPDGQQQKRLTVSDLLPAEAAQKGAPTIVLATVKGDVHDIGKNIVGVVLACNGFRVIDLGVMVACDKILDAAKNENADIIGLSGLITPSLDEMVHVASEMERTGFSLPLLIGGATTSAAHTAIKIAPKYKEPVVHVVDASRSVPVMTALLSKDQRAGFVDSHNQRYEKLRSDFANKNEAAKLIPLAEAQTKKFDCDWATQEIAVPKTLGITTFDPLPIETVRPFIDWSPFFHTWELRGRWMPEEQIFRSALAEFQEQVGIEAAKLFTDANAILDRVIAEGQFQIRACYGFHPANSIGDDIEVYTDESRKEIACVYHTLRQQMVKKDKPNFALADYIAPKESGRTDYIGGFCVGVHGADEFADTYKAAHDDYTSIMIKAVADRLAEATAEYLHLQARINWGFEKPDDLTNEDLIKERYRGIRPAPGYPSQPDHTEKPILFSLLDATEHTGVTLTESMAMHPGSAVSGLYFGHPEARYFATGKLNKDQVEDYAARKGVTVEFAEKWLGPWLAY